GCAAGTACCTCACTTACCGAAGGGGGTAACGCATACAGCAGGAACTTGCATGCGACGAGTTGAGTACCCGGCGGGAAGTGTCCATTATTTCACCGAAGTAAAAAGTCAATGTATACGTAAACACTGTAACGGCCTTGAGAATGCCATCATGCCAGCTAAACAAGAGACTAATACATACAGACAGTATTGTGTCCAGCGGAACTGCAATTCCGCCACCTACGGAGCTGGGGACCCCTATGGCTGGCATTGAGACCAGTGCCAGTGTGGTCAGTCCACCAAAGGAAGAGGTAATACATAAGGTAAGTATTGCCACCAGTAGTAGTGCAAATACCGCCtagggaagggggtaatgcatacaccaGTACCGTAAACTTGGAAGATTGAAGAGGATACGTGTCAGAGTCCGAATAACTAACCCCTCCAGGGGGGTTTTAGCGTGATcctagggaggaagggtgggaGTGCGAAGGTGAGCCAGGAGGAAATATGACCTGCTCTGGCCCCCTCGTGCGCAGTTCCACCTCTCAGCCTCTAGCCCATGGCTGTTGCAGGCCGCACCGGTATTGATGTAACGACCAAACTACCCCGGGAGTGGAATGGAACTCCTAAAAGGTCCACttactggattgcgcaggtggagatttatcaaccaaacgacccaggagggtggattgggaacttccagaggtCTTGAAAATTTCAGTTGTCCTGCCTTGGCTTTGCGCAGGTAGAGCACTGACAACCAAACGGGATTGGGAAACCTTCCGATAtactccactggatttgcgcagttggagcattatcaaccagacggcctcagagggcggattgggaaaccTTCAGATATACGCCACTGAATTTTGCAGGTGGAGCATTATCGACCAAGCGGTCCGGAGGGCGGATTGGAAATCCTTCAGAagtactccactggatttgcaCAGTTGgggcattatcaaccaaacggccttagagggcggattgggaatccttcCGATGCACTACACTGGCTTTGCGCCAGTGGAGCACTATTAACTGCCcgtagggtggattgggaacccttcagatgtactccactggattttgcgcagttggagcattatcaaccaaacggccccagagggcggattgggaaccctTAAGATGTACTCCATTGGCTTTGTGCAGGTGGAGTACTATCAACCAAACTGCCcttagggtggattgggaatccttcagatgtactccactggattttgCGCAGTTGGAGTATTATCAACCAAATggccccggagggcggattggaAACTTAGGAATCCTCCACTGATCGGGATTGGGTACAGGTCCTGGGCATAGAGAGCTCTGTGAGGAGGGCGGGACCTGTATGGGAGtacttttttattaaaattttattaaataaatttttttggggataaGGACCTAACCTCAAATGGACAAGGGGCAGGAAAGGCTGCATACTGCAATATTAAGGCACATTGTGCCTGCAGATAGAAACCCAGGGTAAGGGTAATCTGGTCATCGGCCTCAAAGATGTGGCTGGGTAGGAAGGTTTAACTGTCCAAGGACCGGGGCGGAGCCAGTTGGCTCCCGGGGAGAATTTGCGCCAGAAGATGAGCCCGCCCCCCAATACCTCAGGGTGGCCTAGAAGGCCGCAAAGCCGGGCACTAAAGTTTTTCATGCAGGCTGACCGGAACTCACCGCCAGCCGAACACAGCGGTACCTGGATCGGTGCAATGAATGAGGCTGCCTGTGCCCACTGGCTGCGGAAGCCCACCCCGTGGGCTGGGAGAAAAACAGCGCGGCCGGGAAGAAATGTGGTAGGCCCGAACGAAGTCGGGGCCTAGATTTGTGGCACCCGGCCGACTGGGATCTCCGCTCCGCTGCCGGAAAACGGAGGCACCCAGAACGGTACTAGACGGCGCCCAAGAGGTATACTTGACTAAAGGGGTGGAGCTTGGCCGACCGGGGAGCCCGCCCGGTCGGTCTGAGAAAAGGGGGGCGCGGAACGGAGCGCAGTAATCGGTAGTTTCTAAATGTCCGCTGCTCGATATTAGATCAGAGGGGTGGGGAGAAGATCTAAAATGCCGCCGTAGTGTTTGGGACTAACCGCTTATTGCCTGATTTGTGAGGCGATATGCGGCGACTGGTGGAGGACTCGCAGCCTCCTTAAGAAAGGGTCATGGTGTGAGGGGGACAGAGGTACAGTAATACtcacctgtcttcatctgtggtCTTCATCTTTAGTCTAGTACCAGCAGGGCCACCCCACAACCGCTGGCACCAGGCGACAGGGGTCCGGGCAGAGAAGGGCTGGAGAACACAGAGTGCTGATAAGGCCTCCATCGGTGCTTATTAGCACTAGCCTGATTACACAGACGCAAACGTGGGAGGATTGAGTTACCACATTAGTTCCTCCCTCATTCAGTCCTGCtgattattggcagcacatttttgattacacagggagatgtgctgctaaTAATGGGGCATGCTTTATCCTGACCAAAGTCAGTCGACAAACCAGCTTTTGCTCATTTATCGGCTGATCGATTTTACAGGCCAATTATAGGGAACAAgtgttcctatgaatgcttgttccgGGTAATTGGCATCAAATTCGAGCGGTCCTGTTGGTAATGCCAGTGACACTGGAGACTATGGATACCGCCTTGTGAAAAGGTACTGATTTTCATTGCAGAGATCCAGCAAGCAAACAATCTTTGGGACATTGCttcctgggaaaaaaaataaaaaatttaatatctTGGGGGCTGTGGATAAATCTAAAGATTAAATCAGGTGATGTGACATTCCACCCATTACTAAGATCAACACTGTACTGGTTTCACATGGGAGTAGCTAAAACATCACTCAAAAATGTGTTCTGctagcaattacagaggtcacaaCAGATTCCTCAGAACTCGCCACAGTACACATGCTTGGAAACAAAATTAAAAAGGCAGGGAAAACAAGTCCAAAGATTACTGGCGTTCATTCTTACTAGAAATACTCCTAAAATGTGGTCATGGAGTAAGATTTGGGGAATGGGTGTTAAAAGCACACATGTCCAGGGGGGGGTAAACTGAGGGATTTCACAATATAGTCCACATCTGTTTCCCAGGACTGTGGGCGGTGATGAGTGCTATAGGACCGCCTTGCAAATATCCATCTGCTCCCTATTAATCTGTCATCTGCAAGGACCTGGGTGCTGGGCCAAAAGCAGAGACACGTCTCCAGCTTCAGCCGCAAGACTGAACTGACCTTATCCGATACAGTTACAAGTTTCTTACCTTCACCTCTGCTCCTGAAGCTCCAGGCATAAGCTCAGCAATTTTACGCAGGTTGATACCACGAGTCAGATTCATCTTTCGGGAATGGATTTTTAGGATGTCCAAACGGGCCTGTGCGAAGAAAGACACCTCAACTCACACCTGATGCATATCCAAAGCAGAAAGAACCATTAAGTCAGGAGAATTTGTAAGAGCACTACCTTCTGTACTGGGACTACAATCTGTATAAGCAGTTCACAAGTCAGACCTTGGTAGTATTAAAGAGGGTTCTCCCATCTCGCCATTACTAATAGGGAAATGGCACCGAGTGGCAACCACCAGGTCTTAATAGCAATGACCCACTCTGCTGTTTCCAGGCCACCTGGTGGTCGACGCTTAGTCGCATCTCGCCTTAGTAACAGCGagatgggacagcccctttaatgatgACTGTTTTCATCTGTAAGCGCTTAGTTTATTAAAGAACAGGCCAGCTTTACACTGAATAGAAAAATAAGTGGAAATGGATCTATATAGAACAGTGCACATAATTACCTCCTCATTAGGAGGTGGGAACTCAATCTTCCTGTCAATACGGCCAGGGCGAAGCAAAGCAGAATCCAATATATCAATTCTGTTGGTTGCCATGATGACCTGGGAAGCAAACAGAGTGGAAAAAACCATTAGCACAACACAAATACATCCCGCCTCCACCaactagaaaagaaaaaaaaatgaaaagaaaggcAAAAGGTGTCATTTTGTTTAAAGAGTAATAAACCTTTATCTAAACTTTAAATATGTTCTCCCTAATGCCCTAACAAAACTatgtctaatatactttattaatgaatCTATGTCTACTACACTTTTTGCTACATAAAGCGCACCATTCCCTGGTGCGCTTAAAACTCCCTTAGCTTAGCAGAGCAGGCAGAAGcccactcagctaatcctggcatagtagatgggtacagggtacccatgtgctatgcgatGAGTTAGTAATAGTCCAGGGaacacgggcaggagcagcaatgtgcgctcctgcccatactcactgcgctgctgctgcccattcataaaaTGTACTCCGTATACCGCGCGGTGTACAGAGAACTGAGTTATGCGCACCAGGGAATGGTGGGCTTTAGGTAGCAAAATGTAGTAAAAATAGACAATTCATTAATAAAGTATTCTAGACatagttttattagggcattagggagaacatattaaaagtttacataaaggtttagttactctttaaacctTTTCCGATCACATTGCCAGCAACTCGGATCCTTATAAATGCTTTTAGTTACTGGCAATGTGATCTGaaaaggattatttttttttttaaactaagacAGACTTCGGGACAAAAGGTTATGCTATATGACCGATCAGGAGCCCTCAGACATTGACACACAAGGTGAAGCGGTCGTCACATCCAGATATCCAAGAATGCATAGGTGTCTACTGTCCCTTCCTTCAAGTCATTCGATTTCCATTCAGATAAGTCCATTCTACATTCAAGAGGAGAGAGAGTCCCATCATGTGGCTGCTGCAGTCACAtgcccatggatgatgacatcacaacatGATGATGTGGTGGTGGGGTGTTTGTCTCTTGTATATTTTAGTGTTATATTATGAAGGCAATAGGGAACTCTAAAATACAAATGACTACTGGGACTGGTGAGGAGAACATAGATCATCAGATGATCCATTTTTAACAGTCCAAGTACCAGGGTATAACTTACCTTAATATTCTTTGTTGCCTCAAAGCCATCCAGCTGGTTTAGTAACTCAAGCATGGTACGCTGCACTTCACTGTCTCCACCAGAACCACCTTCCAACCGGGAGGACCCAATAGAATCAATCTCATCCATGAAGATAATAGAAGGAGCGTGTTCTCGGGCCATGACGAACAGTTCTCGCACCATGCGAGCTCCTAGTAATGTACCACAGGTTTCAAATTAATGCATCTACCGACAAAAATACAGGGGCTGCACAAAGGTGTATAAAATCAGCCTAAAAGCTATGGAGTCATTATTTCTTTTCTGAttaatttacatataaaaaatggtGGCAGGTTGTTATGAAATAAATGGTACTATTTGTGCTCTGCAGCTTCCTTCTAGGTTTCATAGTACTTCGCAGATGCATAAAGCTGTTCTACGAAAGGTCATTCAGACTGCCCGTCTGACAGAACAAACTTCTAAGCTGGATTCTGACTACATCAAAGTTCaactattacaaaaatgtttttagCTGCAAAGCCATGTCAAGTAATGAGAAAGAATGGCTCCAACAGTGTCCATAACCTTTAACAGAACCCAGATATACCTAAGATGGCTAATTGTGGGAACTCTATATGTATAGCGCAAGACAGAATTGGATACTGTTAGGTGTTAAGATGATAACTTTTAccaaagtttaataaaaaaaaaaattaaaaaaatcctcTAGTTTTGGCCTTTAAAAGTACAGCTCTGGCAAGCAGTCTGAAGGCGTTCTGAGTCAGTTTCAGAATATTCCCCTACAATTTCAATGTGCAGTCATCTCACAATATAAttccagaaaataacactcacctTCCCCAATAAACTTCTGAACAAGTTCAGACCCAGACACACGGATAAATGTGCAGTCTGTATGATGTGCAACAGCACGGGCCAGTAAAGTCTTCCCGGTACCTGGAGGTCCATAAAGAAGCACTCCCTGCAAGAGAAATTTTCTAATAAATAATTGGGTCACCTACTGGGCAAATGTGCAAGTCAAGACCAACTGCTTCTCAGAAAACACAGATAAACATCCAACTGTCCAAACATTCAACCCCTGGATGGCTACAGGGGTTTTGTAATTTACCATATGTGAGAATGTAACCTCCATAGTAAAGGCCTCACAAATACGGATTGTTAGAGATTTTCTTCTTAAAGAGGCCTCTCATCAAGAAAAACCCTGCCCTaaagctacttaaaggggttttccgagacattataactgataatctatcctcaggataggtcatcagtatctgataggtggggttcCAAGACCCaggaccctgccgatcagctgtttgagacggcagcagcgctcacagtagcgccacGATGTTCTCACAGGCCAGTGAAAaaatgttcatcggtcacgtggcttagatgcagctcagccccatagaagtgaatggggttgagccgcgataccaagcaccgccactatacaatgtactgcactgtgcttggtaagctgcgagaaggctggtGCCTTCTGAAACAGATCATTGGCGGgggcccgggtgttggacccccaccaatcagatactgatggcctatcctgaggacagggtatcagtattaaaatctgaaAACTTTTAAGGTACCAGTTCACATAACACAAAGGTGTTCAGCTGTTTTCACTAGGAGGAATCTCTGTCCAGGTATACATTACATTAAATGAACGTGCAACCTTGAAATATCTATCTGGCCCTCCAGAGCAGAAGCTACCGTTACTACAGCCGCTCTCCactgttagggctgtttcacacgagcggatgccgtgcgtgacatccgctccgtgaatgacagccaagacccgatgcagacagcagaagcacggagcattaacatgactgataatgctccgtgcctctctgtgatctctttactacaaaatcacagtgacaactttatctcactgtgatttcgtagtatagagatcacagagaggcacgaagcattatcagtcatgttaatgctccgtgcctctgcagtctgcatcgggtcttggctgtcattcacggagcggatgtcacgcgcggcatccgctcatgtgaaacagcccttactcgTAGATGGTGGTCCGATGCGTCACAGACCAGTTTAATCACTTGTCCTATATAACAAATGTTGAAAGTGAAAATCTCAAACCTTGGGTTGTGCAATCCCCAGTGCCTCAAACAGCTCAGGGTGCTTGACTGGCAGTTCGATGACTTCCTTTATCTCTTTGATCTGCTTGTCTAAACCTCCAATCATCTCATATGTGGAGTCTGGAACCTTCTCCACCATCATGAGCGACACTAGCGGGTCCACCTTGTTGGGCAGGATTTTGTGCAAGGTGTAACTGTCATTTCTTAAAGCCACTCTGCAGTTTGGGGTCACCTAATAAAGAGTTTGGGGTCAGAAATGTGCATCTTACAGGACATTTTATAGAACGACATTCTGGAGAGAATACTCACATCATTTATATCAATGTTTTTGTCGATGTCTACAACAAACTTCCCCTCGGGATGGACCTAGAGGATGACAAGTCAATAAGTAACATGAAGTCCATCTATTAGAGCTCCACAATGTGAGGTGTATTCACTCACCTTAACCAAAACCTTCTTCTTGTCCATGGCTCGAACCACTTCTCCAACATAGGATCCCTGCTCCTGAAGCAGCTGCAGCTCCTCACGCAGCAGCCGCACTGGAAAGAAGTGGATAATATACTGGTAAATATACACACCTCACTCCTCAAAAGCTCTTAACACCAATATGGAATAATGTTAATATTCTGCTCCAAACAATGGCTGTTCTGTCTGTGCTCAAACTGATCCTTGAGCAAGCAGTGCTGTCCTAGGTCTACCTTGCAAGTGCTTACTGTCCAAATGACTTGATTTGGGTCGATTCTAGCAGGAAGTTCCTGCAGCCTACCTGTACGGTCAGGTCCCAAGCTACAGTTGTCATACATACAGGTTTGGGTGGGCTGCTAGAAGACGCCCATGTAACACACAATTAGTGTACAGTACAGCATTGACAAGACTTTGGGATCATTTTCGCTTTAGTCAAAAGCTAGATTCTCAGCTTTTTGTCTAGAATAGAGTGTAACATGCCTGCTGCAAATAAAGCCAACTGACTTTGTAGATGTGCGCTTTGTCCCATCCTGATTGGTGGGCCCAGTTCAGAGAATTAAGCTCTTTTAGTTGCAAAGATAGTTGGTGTTGCACCCAAGGTTCTGCTCACTTTCTGTGCTGGCCGCGCCTGGCCCTGAACTCTCGCTCCTGCTCATTTGCCTCTGATCGCAGAAGAAAATGCACAGGCATGAGAGTTCAGGGCCATGTCACTCAAAGCGGTGGTGAGGGCAACAGTCAGCATGGAAAGTGAGTGGAGCTTTAGGTACAATGAGGTGCAACCGCaaggccctcattgcaccaagggGTTCATTTGCATACGATAAAATGGCTTATTTCTCGGAACTGGGGACAACGATCAGGATGGGACAAAGTGCGTTGAATTCCGCTGCCAAGCACAagtatgtggtgacagattctttttaaagaactgactACTGTAGCAGGACCTGAGTATCTATAATGAAAAAATCTAAACTGTATGGCTAAGTGTCTTACTAAGGCTCTGCTCACTCTTACATTAGCTTTTTTGTCAGTAAAGCTGACGGGCCTACACACAAATCCTCCTCATAGCAGTTTATAATGGATCATAACGGATCCACCATATCCATCCAGGAACCTTTAAAAACAGGAAGCTGTGACATCAGTGTGACTAGGACCAAATATCTAGTCTTCTGCTTACCTTTTGCATTGAGCTCATTCCTTTGGGCTTGAAGACGTCTCAGATTCTGGCTTTTTTCATTGACAACCAACTAGAGAGTAAACAGTTATTAGTAGGTATAACTATGAGGAAATAAGCTGCTGTATACCGTACATCTACAGGTAGACTCTCATACAGCCAAATGGAGTCTTGTGATTTTTCAGTGTCAGAAACTTGcaacaaatctgcagcatgtgaacatacccttatgtGATCAACTTATAAACACGGACACATGATAAGTCAAACGTGTACAAACCCCAACATGGAGGCAGGTTATGGAAGCATTGCAAGCTGTAAGGAAGTAGCGATGTTTCATTTCTTACCTGCAGATCCTCAATCTTTGATAAATAATACTGCCGCAAGCCAGTGCCACCCCGAGTCTCGTCCATGTCCATCTGCGTGTCAGAAGAAATCAAGTTCATTTTTTTCTGCTACCACTACACTCCGGGTACAAATATAGCAAACTAAAATCAGGATGGCACCAAGAAAGTCACAATGGCCCATGTGCATATCCTTCATGGCCCTGTACTTTCAAGTACAAGGACCCAATGGACCAGTTATAAGTCATTTTGTAAATATAGACTGCATTATACTTCAGGGCTGTATTCAGAATTCGGCAGTCCCCTGAGCCGAGAGCTGCCAGCTTACagctctggaatgtattggataacactggcataatgctgttatccaatacattccagaactgtaagggttacatagcatcataaatcgatataatgctatgtgactcccGTCAGTGCCGGGAGCTGCGTTGCGGACTCGCTgcaggaggaacgctcgtctgcaaggggccttactgtttaACTGACTGCACAGATCTTGCTTTGGTAATTTGCATTCTGGGATGAGTGGTCTTTACCCCAGGAAATGTACAATAAACAGACGGACAGATACAGAAGAGACTACCCTCTGTCTACATTATAGGAGATCAGCTGTTAGGGATGAGCCTGACTGACTGATCCCAGTGACAACCAGCAGAatcatgaatgcagctctggagtataatacagactgTAAATTTCTTGCCTCTGTGATGTCCGTGTATTAGAAACCAAAATGTATGGCTAGTAGCTAGGACAGATTTAAGACAGAACTGATTCCAGTCTTCTGCCAAGCTCCACACGCTTTTTAAGAAAGTGTTGAGAGCAACGTAAAAACTAGTCACAAAAATGTGTGCCATTTCAGGCATAAATATTTTGTAAATGGCCCCCAGTAACTCCACAAGCCAAATGTTAAAtaaagctctggagtataatactaggACAGTGTATTCACTGGTGTCATGGCTTctaaccttaaagggattctgtcaccagatttaaccccattaagctagctgacataagcaatgtgctaatgtcagctaaacctaactagtctattcctacttttatctatgcccccgttacttcagaaatataacttttataatatgctaattagcctctaggagcggggggctTTGTTCCTGCTCCTGGAGGCGCAGgtgcggtgaggaagctggcagcctgcgggCGTCTTTCCCTCACCTCGCCTGCCCCGAATGCTGAATGAtgtgagatttcaccagagcacagggctggcagacagatgcgagcgctgcctggccctgtcaatcaggacttggagggaggcaacaaaggtgggagaacggagcctctaggagcaggaacaacgccccctttCTCCTAGAGgccaattagcatattataaaagttagatttctggagtaacgggggcatagataaaagtaggaatagactagtgaggtttagctgacattagcacatcgctaatgtcaactAGCTtaatagagttgttgcgataccaaaattttgattcggtttcgataccataaaaaagcattgcgaaaaaaaaaaaaaaaaaaaaaaaaaaaagccacgtgcattccgcatttgaaaaaaatggtaaattgcgcagattttttaaatattttaatagtttggactttccaGACGTggcgatgtttatttatttattgtttatatattttatatgtaaaattgggaaagggggcagtgctccagactaaaaaaaaaaaatacctagtagccattggctcctgaactgaaaaatttaggagccaaattacatttttagtcgctAAATCGAatctaaattttggtatcgtgacaacgctacgccgatcagatcggcgtagggttgtttcgataccaaaatttggatttgctttcgtcaccataaaaaagtattgcgatactccatACAACGCGGGGTGGgggggaataaataaataaaaaaaattaaaataaaaatcatgtgcatttcgcattttatgaaacattcggcccataatggaacagtcctatcctatttttttggggtgacaaggtgacaaaaaatggcgaatagcatggtttttatttatttatttctgttacggcgtgcaccgcataggagatattttttaataatttaatagtttggacttttcggatgcagcgctatgtaatatgtttatttattgtttatatattttatatgtaaaattgggaaagggggggatttaaacttaatattttagggtactctcacactagcgtttttcttttccggcatagagttccatcacaggggctctatgccggaaaagaagtgatcaggcatatcccaatgcattctgaacagagcgtaatccgttcaggatgcatcaggatgtcttcagttcagtcattttgac
This window of the Bufo bufo chromosome 6, aBufBuf1.1, whole genome shotgun sequence genome carries:
- the PSMC5 gene encoding 26S proteasome regulatory subunit 8 — encoded protein: MAPPGEFRMAGDGAEQMDMDETRGGTGLRQYYLSKIEDLQLVVNEKSQNLRRLQAQRNELNAKVRLLREELQLLQEQGSYVGEVVRAMDKKKVLVKVHPEGKFVVDIDKNIDINDVTPNCRVALRNDSYTLHKILPNKVDPLVSLMMVEKVPDSTYEMIGGLDKQIKEIKEVIELPVKHPELFEALGIAQPKGVLLYGPPGTGKTLLARAVAHHTDCTFIRVSGSELVQKFIGEGARMVRELFVMAREHAPSIIFMDEIDSIGSSRLEGGSGGDSEVQRTMLELLNQLDGFEATKNIKVIMATNRIDILDSALLRPGRIDRKIEFPPPNEEARLDILKIHSRKMNLTRGINLRKIAELMPGASGAEVKGVCTEAGMYALRERRVHVTQEDFEMAVAKVMQKDSEKNMSIKKLWK